The segment ACGGGGCTAGACTGTAAGCACACCTTACCTTTACCGcagaggtagagaggttgtatcCAATAGTCTTTGTGATCCGTCAGCTGTCTAAAGTGGCTGCTGAATTACATGCTTTTCTTGAGAGTCACAGCGACACTGCCAAAACACATTTATCATTGTTGCTTCGCCAATTGTGTATTCTCCTGGGAACTAACGTCGGGGTCATTCCTGCCACTTATGTCACTGTAAGGGTCATCTCTTTATGTCAATTGCCAATGACTGGCTCTTGTGCTTTTGAGCAACTAAGAAACTTGAACGTTACATGTCTAAACTAGTGTCATAATGAAAAGGATTCGAGACATCTGAGTTTTTATGGGAAGTAAAAATACCTCGCAGATGGTTATAGTTGAATAAAAATACAGAGAATCGTAGACGTATAAATTCAAATAGGTAACAGCATCAGCCACACCGACAATAATCAAGACAGAAACAAATACAGATTGATCTTTGCAATGAGCAAGTTTTTTGGTTTCTCCTTTCTCCATGGCATctgatttttttctcttctctgaAAATCAATCATAAAACCATTTACCAACTAAGAGATACAACTCCTAAATCATCAATTATATGCTAGAAATTTATCGCTACATGTTCATTTGAAGTACAGTAAATAGTGCAGTTATTTAAGCAGATGCACAGACAGTATTTTTGTTCAGGCCAGTAGTGCTATATGGTTGTAAACTGAAAGACGACTTATTATGCAGGGCAAGCAAGAAACACCAGCTTAAAATAAGTGACCTTGTTCTATAACTTATTACTGCTATTTTTGGTAAATCAATGAGCCTAATATCTTTGATATATCTGAAGATTGCAAGCTACGTCATCGTCTGTAGTACTATTCATGTTCAGACTTCccagaagaaaaaaaagcaaaaaagacagagaggggtATCCAGTTGtattaaactttaaaatttaactaGGCCATATAACCATGATATACAACACTCTTATCTCCAAGAGAAAATAGGAAAGACGCTTTGCTTTTGGCAGGACATGggaatttgatgatttaacattctggaaattaaaaagaaatactgAATGCAATGGTAGGCATAGAGACCAAGTCTAACCTTGACGTGGAGTGCAGAATTGGGGAAGCTCAACCAAGCATTGTGCGTTTTCTTCCTCTTTGCCTCACTGAAACAGGTCACAAAATCAGAACTATGTTATCTCTTCTTTCTGGGAATATCAAGGTAATAAACAGAAAGGGACATGTACAAAGAGTCGGAAGCACCTTGGGCTAGCTTGTTCAAGTTTGATGACCACTGCTTCGAGGACTTCCTATATGCAGCAAGTATCCGGTCCATCTGCAATAACCATATAAAACAATAGAAGATAAATCTGTTCTTCACCATACGTTAAAGTCCAATGGCTTTGCTACagactaaaaataaaaccaTTATCCACATGCTTAAGCCAAAAACCAAAGAGATTCACAAGACAACAGACCAGTGCCCTTAGGTAAATGTTTCGTGCAATAATATAATCACATTACATGAATGATATAACGCccaaagacaaaagaaaaaattgatttagaGAAGAAACTAATATCTTTTTTCCCTGAAACAAATAATGATTTCAAATTTGGAGATAGAGAAGAGCAAAAAGCTTCAAAATGACCTTCATGACAGAGCTTACCACATCTCCACAAGAAGAGTGCATAGAGAGTAAAGCACGTTCTAGTACATATAAATCAACTGCTTTATCTTCTGGAAGCGTTGAAGTAAAGCTTAAGCCAAAGTCGATCAACACCTAGAGAAAAAGTatcattgataaaaaaaataatcccaTTGAGGAACCTACGAACTTCATCCattaaaacaaagagaaaaagaaaaataagaaaggaCGTTGAAGATAAAGTCAATCGTGAGAATTGGAGGAACATTctaagagagagagaaaagtcCACCAGCTGATTGGCAGCACTCCACAGTAACATGTTTGATGTTGTCAAATCGCCATGGACTAAGCCACCATCGTGTAGTTTTCCAATTGCATTACCAATTTGCGTTGCAATATCAACCATCCGTTCTTCATCAACACCTACTAGTCCAAAGCCAAGAAATATATCTTTCACAGAAGGACCTTCAATATATTCATAGGTGAGAGTATGCATAACATGGTCAACAGCATAAAGCACTGGAGTAGCAACACCAAGCCGTCTGGCTTTTGCCACACACCTTGCCTCCTGCGCCataatttcatttcttttagcATCACAAGCTttaataaagattaaaaaaaagaataggtATCATTTGCACCAACCGCATTCAACCCTTTAAGAATAAGTTTTGAGTCCAAAGTTGGATGCCTGTATTTCTTTGAAAACCGTTCCTTGATGATACATCTTCTACCCACAAATGTTGACTCAAAAACCCGCTAATATCAACagataaagaagataaaatgtTAGTGAAATCTCAATGGCAAGTGTCAACAACTATCTGCCATCAAATGAACATTGgcagaaataataataataatacgcATTATAAGTGAGTTAAAAACAATACAAAAGACGCTCACAACCACACACACGTGAATGGAATCTCATTTTCAGAAGAGCTCTAAATGGTTGGAGATTGATAGAGTAGCAAGTACGCCACAGGTTCTGAACACATTACAAGGCATTTCTATTGGCCCTTATAAACAACTATGGAAGCTACACAGCAAGGGAGTTGTCACAGTTAAGTCTTGTTGCTAGAACAAAAATGTTAATTAGTCACTGACTATAACTTGGCCCCAGATGTTAATTTGAAAGATCAAAGTTCCCACTAAGAGTCTCTTGTTTTGCTTGGCTGGTAATCAAAAGAGTTTGTTTAACTCGTGAAGTACTAAAGAGGTACACAGATTTGCTCAAGGTGTTTTATGTGTGGCCAAGAAGCAGAGATTATTGACCATTTATTTATGCACTGTAAAACAGTTGAGGGTTGAGATTGATCTTCTCATCATTCTCTGGATGATGAGTTTTTTGTGAATATACATACAGTTACCCCTTTTCTCAAAAAGGATAGAAagagtaaagaaaatattacagGGAATTTTATAGCAATACAATAATGAATAGTTAAATATGAACTCACAGCCTCAGCTCCTTGCTTGATTAAAACAAAGGATTCATCATTTCCATCCCTCTTGCTTTCCATCTTTATGAGATCTCCAATTAACTTCAAGCGCAAAAATAAATGAGCAAATAAGTAAAAACAAATGGATAATCAAACTTTAGGCTTCCATAGAATAGAGTTATTTAGCTTTTCCAAAATATAAGAGCAACATGAAGCTTGCCTGCAGAGGGATGCTTGACATTAGGAAATTTTTTGGCACCTAAGGGTATGCCTAGGGGTTGAGATGAGATATCAGGTTCAAATTTAAGCAAAGGCAAAATACTAGGTTTTTCCGATATTTGCAAGCCAAGGTGGACAAAGAAAAAGTTATTCGGTACTGTTCTAGTGAGAAGTAGGAGATATCTCGTGGAATTTATTGAGGTACACACCAACAGAGCCAAACACCAcagttataataattaaaaagctACCTGATTTACACAAAGTTCTttgtgttattttaattttttctttgttttttctccTTCTCACTGTATCATGCTTCAATAAATGGTACCAAGGAAAGAAACAAAGCTACCATTACAGCTCAGAATAGAGGGAAACTACTATTTTATGAAGTGTTCTTTATTGTAGCTAAAGAAAGCTTCAATTTTTACAAGTATAAAACCAATCAGTAGCATTTTTTGCATCACCGAAGCAGTAGTGCAGAAAAGCAAAACATAATACTCCCATATAAAATTACGAAAAAAGAGAAGGAACTTCATACttaaatcttgaatttcttgcATAATTTAAACATAAATATGAGAACTAAAGGATTTCTTCAACGAGTTTGAACTCCAACACTATACTTGTTAAAGTGAGAGAACTCAAGGAAAGAGTCTTTGAGTTCACGATTCTCCAACTAAGAACGTATCGATTTGTTCTAAAGTTCAAACCCAATGATATACTTCTTTCGTTCATAATTTTGAGTCAAAGAATCGGCCATTGAGTTCGAACTCTAACATCTTGTGTTGGAGtttcatttattaaatttcGAACTCCAACACCACACATTGAAGGATATTCTTGTTCAAGTATTTTCTGAATTACATTTCAGCCATCCCACCTAGTTTTTCACATTCCACGAGCCACCGCATGGGGCCTTGGTGTCAAACTAGTCTAATGATTCATATTGTCTACGCTCTACTTCAactagttttgaaaaaaaagagaagtcaGATTGCATTAGAATATTacatcaactaatattctttgTCCAAATTGATTCAATCAACATGAAGACATTCCAAAATTCGATTTTCAATTTACATCTAGCTCACACACACccaaaaaagacaaaaaaaaaaaacagaattcAAGACTAACATAATGGGCATGTGAACTTGCATTCTCTAtgcatatattttctaaaatttgttGGCACAAGGCTAAATGGTGCAGGCATGTTCTAAAAATCCTAGATTCATCTCTGTTATTAACAATTTGCAACAGCAGAATTAGAACATATAAACAAGCAAAACAAATAATGGTATTCAACAGAAAAATAACAGTTACCTTCTCTTCTGATTCAGCAGCAAAAAGAGAATCCTTTTTTTAGtcctaaaagatatatatatagagatacAATAACACAGATTCTATagattaaaatatattcaagatcaaattttggatattttgaagacaaacaaaaaattgaatttatggGTTCAGTGAAAAACCCTAGGTGAGGGCAAAGGTTCAACTGTATGGGGGGCAAAAGGgagaaatgtataaatattggttttttttatgtaatgatTAGTGATGcgtaatttataaatatgtcttttaatttattatgttctttaattttgagAATATTCAcatctaattaaataaaatgtcatACAATCATGTCTAAACTTGACGATTTGAGACATTTACATTTGAAAGTATAGCCTTGTAAAGACTAAACTTTATAagttttatatgatttttactTTCGCACATATATATTTGCATTTCAATCATACAAATTattctcaaaaatgaaaaaaaagaaaaaactctcACTTATTTTAATCCGCTCAAATTTAATGGTTTTGGTCCCCTCAACCAACTACAATAGCCGCACTTTACATAAATGGCAAAATCtcaaaaatgctaaaaataGCAAGGCTCAAAATCTGTGTACCGCAGTTGGATTAttcagctcagagtcagaggAGTTCAATCAAAGCCATGTCCAATTCAAGAGGAGGAGCAAAATCAGCTCATTATTCTCGTCGCAACTCCAATCAAAATTGGGTAATCAAATCGTCCTCTTTGAATTCAGGTGAAAAAGATGAAGCTTTGCCTGTAATAGCATCTGTACACGAACCCACCTCGCTGTTTGTTCGGGAAGATCGAAATCCAATATATCCAAAAGGGTCCTCTTTGACTTCAGGGGAAACTGTAGAGTTTCCGTCTCTAACGAAAAAAGTACAAGAAAGTACTATCTCGGAGTTTAATCAAAAACCCCATCAGAATCGTAGGAATTCCAAAAGGGTATCCCGAAATAGTCGTGCTTATGGTGTTAATGGTAACTTCGAGAAGAAAtcagaagatgaagaaagttCTAGAGAGGTGGTGGAAGATAAGTTAAGTGGTGACAAGGAGGAAAAGGGTGTGGAAAAAGTTGAGGGTTCTAGTATTGATGATGTCTGGAAAAGGCTGGATGAGCTGCAATTCGGTGCTGAGGAGCCAGAATTATCGACTGAACAGCTTAGTATCAATGATCAAGCACAAGAGGATGAGGTAAAGCCTATTAGCTTGGATTGAATGTGCTCCATTTAATATACTCTCTCggttcacttttacttgtcgcGTTTTGCTATTTGAAAGTATGATTCTTTCCATTCTAAGACTGTTCCGATATTTGACACGATTTTAAGCTTATGCTGCTTCAATTTAAATTCGAGTATTATTCAAAATCCGTACTTTGGCTGACATAAAGTTTCAACATTAAATAAGTTACTCCGAATGGAATCTTAGCCTGCCTCACTTATGTGATATTTTGTGGATCAAACTAACTTTGCAATCATTCATAATTATCACTACTAAAACATAAGCCTAATAAGCATTTAAGCTCCGTGTCACGTCAAATTGGATGGGTTTGAGCTTCAAGGTTTTTAGTTATAAACTCATTGTACTTTGAAATAGTGGGTTCAGATTTGATGTTCGTTGAAAGTTTGTGttttttcacatatatatatctgAACATTGTTAAAAATATTGGGTCTATTGAATCCGCAACCCAAAGGTTGAACCCCAGGTAGGTATGTTTTGGTATAGGTTAAGGGTGCCAATGCACTGGGTGTAGTCTCTGGTGTGATAATGTTATAATTGAGTCATTATTTGATTCGAATGAGTGGGAATATCCTTGAAAATGCAATATGCATCAGTTTGTCCTGGTTTCTTATGGTTGGGCTAGTTAAGAAAAAATAGTTGAATGATCGTGTACGAGCGCAAATTtgtgtcattttctttttcattaatattaattcaaatgTTCGTAGCAATATGGTTAATGTTAGTATTTTCTTGGTGTTTTGAGTTTGCAATACTGTGTTTTACTGAGATggttatttttcaatttcttcctaTTTCATCTCTCTTTCTGTTTATTGATTTATGTAAAGTACTTTTTGACATTGTACATGGTTCTTTGCAGTTACTAGCACTGGAATCAATTTTTGGTGACAGTGTCTTCGTTCTTGATAGACGAAATGGTCTACGATCTTTTCAGGTTCTGTAGTGCCTTGATAAACTATGCTTTACTCTGGAAAATCCAAACCTCATTTCATGTTGTTCTTGCAGATTCATGTACATATTGAAGTTCCTGGTGAGCCGACGATGTCTGTAAATCTGAATTCCTCTGGTGCTCATGGAATACCAGATGATAGTTCTCCTGAGTTCTCATACTCCCTCAAAGTTGAGCATCTACCGCCCATTGTTTTAACGTGTTTATTACCTAAATCATATCCGAGCCACCTTGCCCCTCTCTATACAATCTCTGTCCAGTGGTTGAATTCAGCAAACATTTCATCTCTTTGCTCCATGCTTGATTCAATATGGAAGGAACAATTAGGTCAAGAGGTTTTATACCAGTGGGTGGAGTGGTTGCATGCctcttctctttctcatttGCAGTTTGATCAAGAAATAAAGTTAGGTTTTGGTGCTGAGCGTGATATTGGAGATAGGCGTGCAATTTCAGGAACTGTCTTACCAGAGGTTGATATCCCCTCACTCAAGAGCTATGACGAGGAACAGCGCCATGAGAATTTTCGTAGAAACATTCATCAATGCTGCATCTGTTTCAATGAACTTCCTGGTACTTTGGAGTCTCATGCTTTATTTTGTTTACAATAGTATATTGTACAAATATGTTGGATGATTCTACTATACCTGGAACTTAGAAATTAAACTTAAacaacttaatttaattaatgacaaTAGATTAGTTTCTCCGATTTTAGGGTATCTTTTGTTTGTTGGCCGCTATTACTTTATATATTGATGCCAAAGAATCAGTAACCAGTTCAGATTTCAGACTCTCCCTCatttttttggatatttgtGGTCGATTCATATGCTTATATTTGGTACTCGTTACCATTATCTACTTGGTTATTatgtggaaaaaaaaattagaaggaCGGGCTCTTGTTATCTCTGCTCATTTTTTGCCATTTTGGCGAAATTGTTTTAACCTTTATATGTTAATAGCTGAAATCTAACCGACAAGcatagtaattttaatatggaAATAGtgtaagaaaattatttaaaaattctgTTAAAAATTTAAGCTTCTCTTCTCTTACAATCACTAACTACAGTACTACACTACTAATCACCCCCTTAGTTGGTGATTACTTAGATAATATCTCAGATGGAGATGGACACTTAACTGTGGACTATTTTCACAAAAAGTCACTCAAATGTGGATACATTACTCAGAAAG is part of the Solanum pennellii chromosome 8, SPENNV200 genome and harbors:
- the LOC107027004 gene encoding EKC/KEOPS complex subunit bud32-like → MESKRDGNDESFVLIKQGAEARVFESTFVGRRCIIKERFSKKYRHPTLDSKLILKGLNAEARCVAKARRLGVATPVLYAVDHVMHTLTYEYIEGPSVKDIFLGFGLVGVDEERMVDIATQIGNAIGKLHDGGLVHGDLTTSNMLLWSAANQLVLIDFGLSFTSTLPEDKAVDLYVLERALLSMHSSCGDVMDRILAAYRKSSKQWSSNLNKLAQVRQRGRKRTMLG
- the LOC107028660 gene encoding E3 ubiquitin-protein ligase RNF14 encodes the protein MLKIARLKICVPQLDYSAQSQRSSIKAMSNSRGGAKSAHYSRRNSNQNWVIKSSSLNSGEKDEALPVIASVHEPTSLFVREDRNPIYPKGSSLTSGETVEFPSLTKKVQESTISEFNQKPHQNRRNSKRVSRNSRAYGVNGNFEKKSEDEESSREVVEDKLSGDKEEKGVEKVEGSSIDDVWKRLDELQFGAEEPELSTEQLSINDQAQEDELLALESIFGDSVFVLDRRNGLRSFQIHVHIEVPGEPTMSVNLNSSGAHGIPDDSSPEFSYSLKVEHLPPIVLTCLLPKSYPSHLAPLYTISVQWLNSANISSLCSMLDSIWKEQLGQEVLYQWVEWLHASSLSHLQFDQEIKLGFGAERDIGDRRAISGTVLPEVDIPSLKSYDEEQRHENFRRNIHQCCICFNELPGMEFVRLPCQHFFCWNCMKTYSDMHVKEGTITKLLCPEAKCGGMIPPGLLKRLLGEVEFERWESLMLQKTLESMKDVCYCPRCETVCIEDEDQHAQCAKCFFSFCTLCKEKRHVGVMCMTPQMKLLILQERQNSSQLKDSQRQREKEMINDILSMREIHRSAKQCPSCKMAISRTEGCNKMVCDNCGAYFCYRCNQAIDGYDHFRDGKCELFPPEAIQMWEERINARQVIGQIQAQMLPNRAHPCPNCRQMNVKAGNNNHIFCWACQNHYCYLCGKTVKRSSQHYGPKGCKQHTADG